In a single window of the Elaeis guineensis isolate ETL-2024a chromosome 8, EG11, whole genome shotgun sequence genome:
- the LOC105050356 gene encoding zinc finger protein CONSTANS-LIKE 3 has translation MASETGGGKGGYWGLAARRCDSCKGSPALLFCRADTAYLCGTCDARVHGANKLASRHERVWMCAVCEQAPASVTCKADAAALCVSCDADIHSANPLARRHERVPVIPFLEPVASALKSTAAAGGGGGFLFKGADDCDEENEAEAASWLLPDPIPPNPTLKAGTMEAPELKAADYFFSDVDPYLDLDYASSMDARFRQTDSVVPVHAKAVGGTPPPPLLAPDSGDFTRSKPSYSSYTAHSLSHSVSSSEVGVVPDGSCGGGVGAMADVTNPYGGAGRAGNPAAQMDREARVMRYREKRKNRRFDKTIRYASRKAYAETRPRIKGRFAKRSEIEAEVDRMYSAAAAAVLMVDHGYGVVPSF, from the exons atggcaaGCGAAACAGGAGGAGGGAAGGGAGGATATTGGGGGCTGGCGGCGAGGAGATGCGACTCGTGCAAGGGGTCGCCGGCGCTGCTGTTCTGCCGGGCGGACACGGCGTATCTGTGCGGCACGTGCGACGCGCGCGTGCACGGGGCGAACAAGCTGGCTTCGCGGCACGAGCGGGTGTGGATGTGCGCCGTCTGCGAGCAGGCGCCGGCGAGCGTCACGTGCAAGGCGGACGCTGCTGCGCTCTGCGTCAGCTGCGACGCCGACATCCACTCCGCTAATCCCCTCGCCCGCCGCCATGAGCGCGTCCCCGTCATCCCCTTCCTCGAGCCCGTCGCCTCCGCCCTCAAGTCCACCGCTGCGGCCGGCGGCGGCGGGGGGTTCCTATTCAAGGGCGCCGACGACTGTGATGAGGAGAACGAGGCGGAGGCCGCGTCGTGGCTCCTCCCGGACCCGATTCCCCCGAATCCTACCCTCAAAGCGGGGACGATGGAGGCGCCGGAGCTCAAAGCGGCCGACTATTTCTTCTCGGATGTGGATCCGTACCTGGATCTGGACTACGCCTCCTCGATGGACGCCCGATTCCGCCAGACAGACAGCGTCGTCCCCGTCCACGCCAAGGCGGTTGGTGGCACGCCGCCTCCGCCGCTCCTAGCGCCCGACAGCGGCGATTTCACTCGATCCAAGCCCTCCTACAGCTCCTACACGGCCCATTCCCTGAGTCACAGC GTGTCGTCGTCGGAAGTGGGGGTGGTGCCGGACGGGAGCTGCGGCGGTGGCGTGGGGGCGATGGCGGACGTGACGAATCCGTACGGCGGTGCGGGGAGGGCGGGGAACCCGGCGGCACAGATGGACCGGGAGGCGCGGGTGATGAGGTACCGGGAGAAGCGGAAGAACCGGCGGTTCGACAAGACGATCCGGTACGCGTCGCGGAAGGCCTACGCGGAGACGCGGCCCAGGATCAAGGGGCGGTTCGCCAAGCGGTCGGAGATCGAGGCAGAGGTCGACCGTATGtactccgccgccgccgccgcggtTCTCATGGTGGACCATGGTTACGGCGTCGTGCCGTCCTTCTGA